In Flammeovirgaceae bacterium 311, one DNA window encodes the following:
- a CDS encoding succinate dehydrogenase/fumarate reductase iron-sulfur subunit (COG0479 Succinate dehydrogenase/fumarate reductase, Fe-S protein subunit), with protein sequence MNLTLNVWRQKGPADKGGFVTYEMKDINHHMSFLEMMDVLNERLEREGQEPVHFDHDCREGICGSCAMHINGRPHGPSKGTATCQLHMRLFNDGDVITVEPWRAKAFPVVKDLVVDRSAFDRIIQAGGYVSVNTGGVPDANEIPVPKKIADEAFNAATCISCGACVAACKNASAMLFVSAKVSQLALLPQGKVERKNRVEKMVAQMDAEGFGNCTNTQACSVECPKEISQDFIAMMNREYISAKFTSDNL encoded by the coding sequence ATGAATCTGACACTGAATGTCTGGAGACAGAAAGGCCCTGCCGACAAGGGTGGGTTTGTAACATATGAGATGAAGGACATCAACCATCATATGTCCTTCCTGGAAATGATGGATGTGCTGAACGAACGGCTGGAGCGTGAAGGCCAGGAGCCTGTGCACTTTGACCACGACTGCCGCGAGGGTATTTGCGGCTCGTGTGCCATGCACATCAATGGTCGTCCGCACGGACCTTCTAAGGGAACTGCTACCTGCCAGCTGCACATGCGCCTGTTTAACGATGGCGATGTAATTACGGTAGAGCCCTGGCGTGCAAAAGCATTCCCGGTGGTAAAAGACCTGGTGGTAGACCGCAGTGCCTTTGACCGCATTATCCAGGCAGGTGGCTATGTATCGGTTAATACCGGTGGTGTACCTGATGCCAACGAAATACCAGTGCCTAAAAAGATAGCCGACGAAGCCTTCAATGCGGCTACCTGTATTTCGTGCGGTGCCTGCGTAGCGGCCTGTAAAAATGCTTCTGCCATGCTGTTTGTCTCTGCTAAAGTATCGCAGCTGGCCCTCCTGCCCCAGGGTAAGGTAGAGCGGAAGAACAGGGTGGAGAAAATGGTGGCACAGATGGATGCCGAAGGTTTTGGTAACTGCACCAACACCCAGGCCTGCTCTGTAGAATGTCCCAAGGAGATCAGCCAGGACTTTATAGCCATGATGAACCGGGAGTATATCTCTGCCAAGTTTACATCTGATAACCTTTAA
- a CDS encoding Na+/proline symporter (COG0591 Na+/proline symporter), with protein sequence MHFFDITIFLAYMLGMLGIGFYFLRKNSGTEDYYVGGRQMGSWHIGLSVVATDVGGGFSIGLGGLGYVMGLSGSWMLFTGLLGAWLAAVLLIPRVRDNPAFKNFFTLPQLYGHFFGRRVAVLAGIISAIGYTGFTSSQLLAGAKLASGTFAQLELMPALLIMGVLAVVYTVMGGIKAVIYTDTVQWIILMAGLLFIGLPICYSAVGGWEAISGTLPPHFFSLSNITWVQIVNWGITIIPIWFVGMTLYQRIFACRDTKTARRAWYIAGLFEWPVMALLGVSLGLLSRVAAEQGMFAYLGYAGAGAVDAESGLPLLLRTVLPVGLMGLMMSAYFSAILSTADSCLMAASGNVVTDLISNLRKKALPEDKVMRLSQWVTLGIGLLALVLASFMENVLNLMLYSYAFMVSGLLVPLMAALFFGSRHAGAAFWSMLAGGSLTVGLSLAAVPLPYELDANLFGILASLLTYCGISTLYPQKTLTKQPV encoded by the coding sequence ATGCACTTTTTCGATATCACCATTTTTCTGGCTTATATGCTGGGGATGCTTGGTATTGGTTTTTACTTCCTTAGAAAGAACAGCGGAACCGAAGATTATTACGTAGGCGGCCGCCAGATGGGCAGCTGGCACATTGGCCTTTCGGTAGTAGCCACCGATGTGGGCGGCGGTTTTTCCATTGGCCTGGGCGGGCTTGGCTATGTCATGGGCCTGTCGGGTTCGTGGATGCTGTTTACCGGCCTACTGGGGGCCTGGCTGGCGGCGGTACTCCTCATTCCCAGGGTTCGGGATAACCCTGCCTTCAAAAACTTCTTTACCCTGCCGCAACTATATGGCCATTTCTTTGGCAGGCGGGTTGCTGTACTGGCTGGTATTATTTCTGCCATCGGGTACACTGGTTTCACCAGCAGCCAGCTTTTGGCAGGCGCAAAACTGGCCTCGGGCACCTTTGCCCAGCTGGAGCTCATGCCTGCCCTGCTCATCATGGGCGTACTGGCGGTGGTTTATACCGTGATGGGCGGCATCAAGGCCGTTATTTATACCGATACGGTGCAGTGGATCATTCTGATGGCTGGCCTGCTCTTTATAGGCCTCCCCATCTGCTACAGTGCCGTTGGCGGCTGGGAAGCCATCAGCGGCACACTCCCGCCCCACTTCTTCAGCCTAAGCAATATTACCTGGGTGCAGATCGTGAACTGGGGCATTACCATTATTCCTATATGGTTTGTGGGCATGACACTTTACCAGCGCATTTTTGCCTGCCGTGATACCAAAACAGCCCGCCGTGCCTGGTACATTGCCGGCCTGTTCGAATGGCCCGTTATGGCCCTGCTGGGGGTAAGCCTGGGCCTGCTGTCGCGTGTAGCAGCCGAGCAGGGCATGTTCGCCTACCTGGGCTATGCCGGGGCTGGCGCGGTAGATGCCGAAAGCGGACTTCCGCTGCTGCTAAGAACCGTACTGCCCGTTGGCCTCATGGGGCTGATGATGTCGGCTTACTTTTCCGCCATACTATCAACTGCCGACAGCTGCCTGATGGCCGCATCGGGCAATGTGGTAACCGACCTGATCAGCAACCTGCGCAAAAAAGCTTTACCAGAAGATAAGGTAATGCGCCTTTCGCAGTGGGTAACCCTGGGCATTGGGCTGCTGGCGCTGGTGCTGGCCAGCTTTATGGAGAATGTGCTGAACCTGATGCTCTACTCCTATGCCTTTATGGTAAGTGGCCTGCTGGTTCCGCTCATGGCGGCGCTATTCTTCGGCAGCCGGCATGCAGGGGCTGCATTCTGGTCTATGCTGGCAGGTGGCAGCTTAACAGTTGGCCTCTCCCTGGCGGCAGTACCGCTGCCTTATGAGCTGGATGCCAACCTGTTTGGCATACTGGCCTCACTGCTTACCTACTGCGGCATATCAACACTTTACCCTCAAAAAACGTTAACTAAACAGCCTGTTTAA
- a CDS encoding gcn5-related n-acetyltransferase (COG0454 Histone acetyltransferase HPA2 and related acetyltransferases): protein MEYKVVTAADLPTYLQKNEIANFLAEHLDEFGDSKHDIMKCLDYALSSYGHQGGFVLLAKEDEEIAGAVVMNQTGMESYIPENILVYIAVHRDHRGKGLGKALMQRAIATAKGSIALHVEPDNPAKKLYEKLGFTNKYLEMRLHR from the coding sequence ATGGAATATAAAGTAGTAACAGCTGCAGACTTACCTACCTATCTGCAAAAAAACGAGATAGCAAACTTTCTGGCAGAGCACCTGGATGAGTTTGGCGATAGCAAGCATGATATTATGAAGTGCCTGGATTATGCCCTCAGTAGTTACGGGCACCAGGGGGGCTTTGTACTGTTAGCAAAAGAAGACGAAGAGATAGCCGGTGCCGTAGTGATGAACCAAACCGGCATGGAAAGCTATATCCCTGAAAATATACTGGTTTACATAGCCGTTCACAGAGATCACCGGGGCAAAGGCCTTGGCAAAGCGCTTATGCAACGGGCCATAGCAACAGCAAAAGGCAGCATAGCCCTGCATGTGGAGCCGGATAATCCTGCCAAAAAACTTTACGAAAAACTGGGCTTTACCAATAAGTACCTGGAAATGCGTCTGCACCGCTAG
- a CDS encoding alanine racemase (COG3457 Predicted amino acid racemase) — translation MAYLNLYQDHLNHNFNFLKSLFEKHELSWGVVSKLLCGNRKYLKLLIDLGIVEIHDSRISNLKRIKELAPHVQTVYIKPPAKGNIEKIIRYADVSMNTEYYTMKLLSDEAVKQGRQHKVIIMVETGDLREGVMGDNLVNFYANVFELPNIEVIGLGTNLNCLHGVMPSQDKLVQLCLYKQIIELKFNQSIPWISGGTSVTVPLLLNKQLPKGINHFRVGEMLFFGLNLFTNTTVEGMRDDVFELHTEIIEITRKPVVPHGEMAANPQGHVHEVDSSLYGQTSCRAILDVGLLDIDPKYIIMDGYNFTVVGASSDMLVIDLGQNEQGYQVGDELSFKLRYMGALGLLNSYYIEKRIA, via the coding sequence ATGGCCTATTTAAACCTGTACCAGGACCATCTTAATCATAACTTTAACTTCCTCAAAAGTTTGTTTGAGAAGCATGAGTTAAGCTGGGGTGTTGTATCCAAACTGCTCTGTGGCAACCGCAAATACCTGAAACTGCTCATTGATCTGGGCATTGTGGAGATTCATGATTCGCGCATCAGCAACCTGAAGCGGATCAAAGAGCTTGCCCCTCATGTGCAGACTGTCTATATCAAACCACCTGCTAAGGGCAACATCGAAAAGATCATCAGGTATGCCGATGTGAGCATGAATACCGAGTACTATACCATGAAGCTGCTAAGCGACGAAGCCGTAAAGCAGGGCAGGCAGCACAAGGTAATTATTATGGTAGAGACCGGCGACCTGCGTGAAGGTGTGATGGGCGATAACCTGGTAAATTTCTATGCAAATGTATTTGAGCTGCCCAACATAGAAGTAATAGGCCTGGGCACTAACCTGAACTGCCTGCACGGTGTAATGCCCTCGCAGGATAAACTGGTACAGCTCTGCCTCTACAAACAGATCATAGAGCTAAAATTTAATCAGAGTATTCCCTGGATCTCGGGAGGCACCAGTGTAACAGTTCCGCTCCTGCTCAACAAGCAGCTGCCCAAAGGGATCAACCACTTCCGGGTGGGCGAAATGCTGTTCTTTGGCCTTAACCTGTTTACCAACACCACGGTTGAGGGCATGCGCGATGATGTTTTTGAACTGCATACTGAAATCATCGAGATTACCAGAAAACCAGTGGTACCCCATGGAGAGATGGCGGCCAACCCACAGGGGCATGTGCACGAGGTAGACAGCAGCCTCTATGGCCAGACCAGCTGCAGGGCCATTCTGGATGTAGGCCTGCTGGACATCGACCCTAAATACATTATCATGGATGGCTACAACTTTACGGTGGTTGGTGCCAGCTCAGATATGCTGGTGATAGACCTGGGCCAGAATGAGCAGGGTTACCAGGTGGGAGACGAATTAAGTTTTAAACTCCGCTACATGGGTGCTCTGGGCCTGCTCAACTCATACTATATCGAAAAACGCATCGCCTGA
- a CDS encoding amidohydrolase (COG1473 Metal-dependent amidase/aminoacylase/carboxypeptidase), with amino-acid sequence MAEEEEIAGILPELIQLRQHLHKHPELSGREVATARHLEAFLQKYRPTRLLKELGGTPGITGTGLAAVWEGTAEGPTIMFRADIDALPIPEKNAFAYASQNSGISHKCGHDGHAAMVAGLAPLLHRHKPARGRIVLFMQPAEETGEGASALLGDPQFKDLKPDYIFGLHNLPGYPLGQLVLREGTFCAASRGLRIVLTGGTAHAAEPEQGLSPAGALAQLLQTLPFLPGKLPHRELLLLTLTHAQMGEPSFGISPGQAMLQATLRANLEEEMTALSQAVEAQIRAVAREYGLEVDLSYHEVFPVTQNSAEVYAILRNAAAASGLSVHTKEEPFRWSEDFGHYNKLAPSGFFGIGSGTGQPNLHNASYDFPDALLPYGLQMYRALIREVLG; translated from the coding sequence ATGGCAGAAGAAGAAGAAATTGCCGGTATACTGCCGGAGTTAATACAGCTCCGGCAGCATTTACACAAACATCCGGAGCTTTCCGGCAGGGAAGTGGCAACGGCACGCCACCTGGAAGCATTTTTGCAAAAGTACAGGCCCACCCGCCTGCTTAAGGAACTTGGAGGTACTCCAGGCATAACCGGTACCGGACTGGCTGCGGTATGGGAAGGAACAGCAGAAGGCCCAACCATCATGTTCCGGGCAGATATAGATGCGCTGCCCATTCCGGAAAAGAATGCTTTTGCCTATGCCTCCCAAAACAGCGGCATATCGCATAAATGCGGACACGACGGACATGCGGCCATGGTAGCCGGCCTGGCCCCTCTCCTGCACCGGCACAAGCCGGCAAGAGGCCGGATAGTGCTGTTCATGCAGCCTGCCGAAGAAACCGGAGAAGGCGCCAGTGCTTTGCTCGGGGACCCACAGTTCAAAGACCTGAAACCTGACTATATCTTTGGCCTTCATAACCTGCCCGGCTATCCTTTAGGCCAGCTGGTACTTCGGGAAGGTACTTTTTGTGCCGCCTCCAGGGGACTGCGGATTGTTTTAACAGGAGGCACGGCCCATGCCGCTGAGCCCGAACAGGGCCTGTCACCTGCCGGTGCCCTTGCACAACTGCTGCAGACGCTTCCATTTTTACCCGGTAAGCTGCCCCACCGGGAGCTGCTTTTACTCACCCTCACCCATGCCCAAATGGGAGAACCCAGCTTTGGCATCTCTCCCGGCCAGGCCATGCTACAGGCTACCCTGCGGGCAAACCTGGAGGAAGAAATGACTGCTTTAAGCCAGGCTGTAGAAGCACAAATAAGAGCGGTAGCCCGGGAGTACGGGCTGGAAGTTGATCTATCTTACCACGAGGTGTTCCCCGTAACGCAAAACAGTGCAGAGGTTTACGCAATACTCCGGAACGCTGCAGCTGCCTCAGGACTTTCCGTGCATACCAAAGAGGAACCCTTTCGCTGGTCTGAAGACTTTGGCCACTACAACAAGCTTGCCCCCTCAGGATTTTTCGGCATAGGCTCCGGCACCGGACAACCCAACCTCCACAACGCCTCCTACGATTTTCCCGATGCCCTCCTTCCATACGGCCTGCAAATGTACCGGGCGCTGATCAGAGAGGTGCTGGGGTAG
- the alr gene encoding alanine racemase (COG0787 Alanine racemase) → MTNYSDPSYTVQHTSGIELSRSAFQSNVAFVRQILGPEITLSAVLKGNAYGHGLEQLTQLCLDADVLHLSVFSAHEAQRILKVSSKPVNIMILGMIDNQDLPWAIAHDVEFFVFEKDRLEAAVQAARQLGKKARIHLEVETGMNRTGFDEDELEDALLVLKAHQAELELVSLCTHFAGAEEMANYLRIRQQLETYNKQYSRIADHGIQLPLRHTACSAASLNYPETRMDLVRIGIMLYGFWPNLETRIMYMRHNPEQPDPLRRLISWKSRILSLKKVKTGEYIGYGSSYLASKDMMIATVPVGYAYGFSRSLSNVGRVLVHGERVAVVGIVNMNLIMINVSDIAGIRKGDEVVLIGSQGNKSISVSSFSEMSQQLNYEMLSRLPVDIPRTITD, encoded by the coding sequence ATGACTAATTATTCAGATCCTTCTTATACCGTTCAGCACACCTCCGGCATTGAATTAAGCCGCAGTGCTTTTCAATCCAATGTTGCCTTTGTCAGGCAGATACTTGGTCCCGAGATCACGCTTTCTGCCGTTTTAAAGGGCAATGCCTATGGGCATGGGCTGGAACAATTAACACAGCTATGCCTGGATGCCGATGTACTGCACCTAAGTGTTTTTAGCGCACATGAAGCACAGCGAATTCTGAAGGTCAGCAGCAAACCCGTTAACATCATGATACTGGGCATGATTGATAACCAGGACCTGCCCTGGGCCATTGCTCATGATGTAGAGTTTTTTGTGTTTGAAAAAGACCGGCTGGAGGCCGCTGTACAAGCTGCCCGCCAGCTCGGAAAAAAAGCCCGCATACACCTGGAGGTAGAAACCGGTATGAACCGCACCGGCTTTGATGAAGATGAGCTGGAAGATGCACTTCTGGTACTGAAAGCCCATCAGGCAGAACTGGAGCTAGTAAGCCTGTGCACACACTTTGCCGGGGCCGAAGAAATGGCCAATTACCTGCGCATTCGCCAGCAGCTGGAAACCTACAACAAGCAATACAGCAGGATTGCGGACCATGGAATTCAGTTACCCCTCAGGCATACTGCCTGCTCGGCTGCTTCTTTAAACTACCCAGAAACCCGCATGGACCTGGTGCGCATTGGCATTATGCTGTATGGCTTTTGGCCAAACCTGGAAACCAGGATCATGTACATGCGACACAACCCGGAACAACCCGACCCGCTGCGCCGTCTTATCAGCTGGAAAAGCAGAATCTTAAGCCTGAAAAAGGTAAAAACGGGAGAATATATTGGTTATGGCAGCTCCTACCTAGCCTCTAAAGACATGATGATTGCCACGGTCCCCGTTGGTTATGCCTATGGATTCTCCCGCAGCCTTAGCAATGTGGGCAGGGTTCTGGTGCATGGTGAACGTGTTGCGGTAGTAGGAATTGTTAACATGAATCTGATCATGATTAACGTTTCTGATATAGCGGGCATCAGAAAAGGAGATGAAGTTGTATTAATCGGCAGCCAGGGCAACAAATCTATCTCTGTTTCTTCCTTTAGCGAAATGAGCCAGCAGCTTAACTATGAAATGCTCAGCAGGCTGCCTGTAGATATTCCAAGAACCATTACAGACTAG
- a CDS encoding two component sigma-54 specific Fis family transcriptional regulator (COG2204 Response regulator containing CheY-like receiver, AAA-type ATPase, and DNA-binding domains), producing MQEGFVLIIEDEADSRMLFSKVVQSEGFFVKAVETSKHAFKVLKEQEVDIILSDVNLADVNGLQLIEKFKQMSPSSEVIMLTAFGSVKDGVQAIKAGAYDYLIKGNDNNRLIPMLQRAIEKVRLQKRLRNLEQQVESQYTFDEIIGVSQEIQHAIHMAKQVATTSATVLLLGDTGTGKEVFARAIHNASPRATKSFVAINCSAFSKELLESELFGHKAGSFTGALGDKKGLFEEAHGGTIFLDEIGEMPLALQAKLLRVLETNTFIKVGDTKTTQVDVRIIAATNRRLATANSQQFRSDLYYRLSVFEIVLPPLRERREDIPLLAETFLAYFAKSTQKKIVGMTDTFLEYLTRFSWKGNIRELRNVIERAVILSQGPLLDESVLPYEVKYGPSTEELVNESNQLDIAFVERLHIQRVMRIAGGNKAKAARLLNIGVSTLYRKLIEYNLQESDV from the coding sequence ATGCAGGAAGGTTTTGTTCTAATCATCGAAGATGAAGCAGATAGCAGGATGCTCTTCAGTAAAGTTGTTCAATCTGAGGGGTTTTTTGTAAAAGCAGTAGAGACTTCCAAACATGCCTTCAAAGTTTTGAAAGAGCAGGAGGTGGATATTATTTTAAGTGATGTGAACCTGGCTGATGTAAATGGTCTGCAGCTCATTGAGAAGTTCAAGCAGATGAGTCCTAGTTCGGAAGTGATCATGCTCACAGCTTTTGGTTCAGTAAAGGATGGTGTACAGGCCATTAAGGCTGGCGCTTATGATTACCTGATCAAAGGTAATGATAATAACCGGCTGATTCCCATGCTGCAGCGTGCCATTGAAAAGGTAAGGCTACAAAAACGCCTTCGCAACCTGGAGCAGCAGGTTGAGAGCCAGTATACCTTTGACGAGATTATTGGCGTATCGCAGGAAATTCAGCATGCCATACACATGGCCAAACAGGTAGCCACCACCAGTGCCACCGTACTGCTGCTGGGCGATACCGGTACCGGCAAAGAGGTTTTTGCCCGGGCCATCCATAACGCCAGCCCCAGGGCTACCAAATCGTTTGTTGCCATTAACTGTAGCGCCTTTAGCAAAGAGCTGCTCGAAAGCGAGCTGTTCGGTCATAAGGCCGGCTCTTTTACAGGGGCTTTGGGCGATAAAAAAGGCTTGTTCGAAGAGGCACATGGCGGCACCATCTTTTTAGATGAAATAGGAGAGATGCCCCTCGCCCTGCAGGCAAAGCTGTTGCGTGTGCTGGAAACAAACACCTTTATCAAGGTTGGCGATACCAAAACCACGCAGGTTGATGTACGCATTATAGCAGCCACGAACAGGCGTCTGGCAACAGCAAACAGCCAGCAGTTTCGGTCCGATCTTTATTACCGCCTGTCGGTTTTTGAAATTGTACTGCCACCCCTGCGCGAACGTCGTGAAGATATACCGCTGCTGGCCGAAACTTTTCTGGCCTACTTTGCCAAAAGCACCCAAAAGAAAATTGTGGGCATGACGGATACTTTTCTGGAATACCTGACCCGTTTCTCCTGGAAGGGCAACATCAGGGAACTGCGCAACGTGATCGAACGGGCTGTGATTCTCTCCCAGGGGCCATTGCTGGATGAAAGCGTACTGCCTTACGAGGTGAAATATGGTCCTTCTACCGAAGAACTGGTAAATGAAAGTAACCAGCTGGATATTGCATTCGTTGAGCGCCTGCACATACAGCGTGTTATGCGCATAGCGGGTGGTAACAAAGCCAAAGCAGCCCGCCTGCTCAATATTGGCGTATCAACCTTGTACCGCAAGCTGATCGAGTATAACCTGCAGGAGTCTGATGTTTAG
- a CDS encoding rRNA (guanine-N(2)-)-methyltransferase (COG0116 Predicted N6-adenine-specific DNA methylase) has product MKQPITIRCAPGTSDWVAAELRQMDYPVLQQTTAGVQTSGSLEDCMWLNMQLRTAHSVLWEFAQFKALTADDLYTKARELPWEKYLEVDGYFSIDAWVRNETIRDFRFASLRLKDAIADRMQSLYNRRPDSGKDKDRAVLFLFWYNDTVSLYFDTSGETISKHGYRFRPGKAPLMETIASGIVSLTRWQWDKPFINPMCGSGTLAIEAALIATNTPPGLFRENFGFMHLKGIDLTVWNEMKQQAKDNREPFRGTIIATDRDWRAMENTRRNAEEAGVDKHIRFETCDFSQTPIPDQKGGVVILNPEWGERLGESNELEEVYKSIGDFFKSKCGGHWGYIVAGNPALGKHIGLRTSRKIPVPLNQEDGRLLEYELYEGTKRIDG; this is encoded by the coding sequence ATGAAGCAACCCATTACCATTCGCTGCGCACCGGGTACCTCCGATTGGGTGGCTGCCGAACTAAGGCAGATGGACTACCCCGTTTTGCAGCAAACTACTGCCGGCGTACAAACATCAGGCTCACTGGAAGACTGCATGTGGCTCAACATGCAGTTACGTACCGCCCACAGCGTACTCTGGGAGTTTGCCCAGTTTAAAGCCCTCACCGCAGATGACCTTTACACCAAAGCCCGGGAGCTGCCCTGGGAAAAATACCTGGAGGTAGATGGCTACTTCAGCATAGATGCCTGGGTGCGCAACGAAACCATCCGCGATTTTCGCTTTGCCAGCCTAAGGCTTAAAGATGCCATTGCCGACCGCATGCAGAGCCTCTATAATCGCCGCCCCGACAGCGGCAAGGACAAAGACCGGGCCGTGCTCTTCCTGTTCTGGTACAACGATACGGTAAGTCTTTATTTTGATACCAGCGGCGAAACAATTTCAAAGCACGGCTACCGCTTCAGGCCGGGCAAAGCGCCGCTTATGGAAACCATTGCCTCGGGCATTGTAAGCCTTACCCGCTGGCAGTGGGACAAGCCTTTTATTAACCCCATGTGCGGCAGCGGCACCCTGGCCATAGAAGCCGCTCTGATCGCCACCAACACCCCTCCCGGCCTGTTCAGGGAAAATTTTGGATTTATGCACCTGAAGGGCATCGATTTAACAGTATGGAACGAAATGAAGCAGCAGGCAAAAGATAACCGGGAACCCTTCCGCGGTACCATCATTGCCACCGACCGCGACTGGCGAGCCATGGAAAACACCAGGCGCAATGCTGAGGAAGCCGGTGTAGACAAGCACATCCGTTTTGAAACCTGTGATTTCAGCCAAACCCCTATCCCTGATCAAAAAGGCGGGGTGGTGATCCTGAATCCCGAGTGGGGCGAACGCCTGGGTGAGAGCAACGAGCTGGAGGAGGTGTACAAATCGATCGGTGACTTTTTCAAAAGCAAATGCGGCGGCCACTGGGGCTACATTGTTGCCGGCAACCCTGCCCTGGGCAAACACATAGGCCTGCGCACCAGCCGTAAAATTCCCGTGCCCCTGAACCAGGAAGACGGCCGCCTGCTGGAGTACGAGCTGTATGAAGGCACCAAGCGAATTGATGGTTAA